One segment of Rubripirellula amarantea DNA contains the following:
- a CDS encoding DUF4345 family protein has translation MKNHLPTVTIFITAASWAGFAIWLGVNPNALLGAFGIEDRTPQMATEIRAFYGGLEMAIAVAMIVLWRRGDTFASLLIGGLPLLGSASGRLVGSVVDGFSMMHLGFAGLELLGAAFCFVGAQMVSRGEHGD, from the coding sequence ATGAAAAACCACCTGCCCACCGTGACGATCTTCATTACTGCCGCGTCGTGGGCTGGATTTGCGATTTGGTTGGGTGTCAATCCGAATGCGTTGTTGGGGGCGTTTGGCATCGAGGATCGCACGCCGCAGATGGCGACGGAAATTCGTGCATTTTATGGCGGGCTCGAAATGGCGATCGCGGTTGCAATGATCGTGCTCTGGCGACGCGGTGATACGTTTGCTTCGCTACTGATTGGCGGGTTGCCGTTGCTGGGATCGGCGAGCGGTCGCTTGGTTGGATCGGTCGTCGACGGATTCTCGATGATGCACTTGGGGTTCGCGGGATTGGAACTGCTCGGCGCGGCGTTTTGCTTCGTGGGGGCGCAGATGGTTTCACGCGGTGAACATGGCGATTGA
- a CDS encoding protein-tyrosine phosphatase family protein encodes MIDDRLLAGAYPGRPDPADHRQRIKSLYDAGMRTFINLQEENETNNSGVPFVRYDDELRRLADEGNEQIAHLRFPIPDGGRTSVDRMRSILDAIDLSLAAERPVYVHCFGGMGRTGSTVCCWLLRHGLATPDNVLSLLTQLRQADVERASWKAPENETQESFVLSWANQQNS; translated from the coding sequence GTGATTGACGATCGGTTGCTTGCTGGTGCCTATCCCGGTCGCCCGGATCCAGCAGATCATCGCCAGCGAATTAAGTCGCTGTATGACGCTGGCATGCGGACGTTCATCAACTTGCAAGAAGAGAACGAAACGAACAACTCCGGCGTGCCGTTTGTTCGCTACGACGATGAACTGCGGCGACTCGCCGACGAAGGGAACGAACAAATTGCTCACCTGCGTTTTCCGATCCCAGACGGCGGAAGAACGTCCGTCGATCGAATGCGAAGCATCCTCGATGCGATCGACCTGTCACTCGCAGCCGAGCGTCCCGTTTACGTTCACTGCTTCGGCGGGATGGGACGAACCGGGTCAACGGTTTGTTGTTGGCTGCTACGACATGGTCTCGCGACGCCTGACAACGTGCTGAGTTTGCTGACGCAATTACGACAAGCCGACGTGGAACGAGCGAGCTGGAAAGCGCCGGAAAACGAAACCCAAGAAAGCTTTGTTCTGTCGTGGGCCAACCAGCAAAACAGCTAG
- a CDS encoding low molecular weight protein tyrosine phosphatase family protein, whose protein sequence is MVRINVLFVCSKNQWRSPTAEAIYRNDDRVSVRSRGTAKSAVQTIRPSDIVWADVVFVMEDKHRQRILADFPGEAKFKPVHVLDIPDDYQFMDDELVELIRLSVEPIIERLNRSSSRPDE, encoded by the coding sequence ATGGTACGAATCAACGTGCTGTTCGTGTGCAGCAAGAACCAGTGGCGGAGCCCGACGGCGGAGGCGATCTATCGTAACGATGATCGCGTTTCGGTTCGTTCACGCGGCACGGCAAAGTCAGCGGTACAAACGATTCGGCCGAGCGACATCGTTTGGGCGGACGTGGTTTTCGTGATGGAAGACAAACATCGCCAGCGGATCTTGGCCGACTTCCCAGGCGAGGCGAAGTTCAAGCCGGTGCATGTGCTGGATATCCCCGACGATTACCAGTTCATGGACGACGAACTGGTGGAGTTGATCCGGTTATCGGTGGAGCCGATCATCGAACGACTCAACCGGAGTTCATCAAGACCGGACGAATGA